One Ovis aries strain OAR_USU_Benz2616 breed Rambouillet chromosome 4, ARS-UI_Ramb_v3.0, whole genome shotgun sequence DNA window includes the following coding sequences:
- the PRPS1L1 gene encoding ribose-phosphate pyrophosphokinase 3 — protein MEAKSLLQLTKEPNIKIFSGSSHQDLSQKIADRLGLELGKVMTKKLSNQETCVEIGESVQGEDVYIVQSGCGEINDNLMELLIMINACKIASAGRVTAVIPCFPYARQDKRGESRAPISARLVADMLSTAGADHIITMDLHASQIQGFFDIPVDNLCAEPAALKWIKESISEWRSCTIVSPDAGGAKRATSIADKLNVDFALIHKERKKASGVDGMVLVGDVRYRVAILVDDMADTCGTICHAADKLLSAGATRVYAILTHGIFSGPAITRMNSAGFEAVVVTNTVPQEDKMKHCSKIQVIDISMILAEAIRRTHSGKSVSYLFSHVPS, from the coding sequence ATGGAGGCAAAGAGCCTACTGCAGTTGACCAAAGAGCCAAATATAAAAATCTTCAGCGGCAGCTCCCACCAGGACTTATCCCAGAAAATCGCCGACCGATTGGGCCTGGAGCTGGGCAAGGTGATGACCAAGAAATTAAGCAACCAGGAAACCTGCGTGGAAATTGGCGAGAGTGTGCAAGGAGAGGATGTCTACATCGTGCAGAGTGGCTGTGGCGAAATCAATGACAATTTGATGGAGCTTTTGATCATGATTAATGCCTGCAAGATTGCTTCAGCAGGCCGGGTTACCGCAGTTATCCCGTGCTTCCCATATGCCCGGCAGGATAAGAGAGGTGAGAGCCGAGCCCCGATCTCCGCCAGACTTGTTGCAGATATGTTGTCAACAGCAGGCGCAGATCATATCATCACGATGGACCTACATGCTTCTCAAATTCAGGGCTTTTTTGATATACCAGTAGACAATTTGTGTGCAGAACCCGCTGCCCTGAAGTGGATAAAGGAGAGTATCTCTGAGTGGAGGAGCTGCACGATCGTCTCCCCAGATGCTGGTGGAGCTAAGAGAGCGACCTCCATTGCAGACAAATTGAATGTGGACTTTGCCTTGATTCACAAAGAAcggaagaaagctagtggagtggACGGAATGGTGCTAGTGGGAGATGTAAGGTATCGTGTGGCTATCCTTGTGGATGACATGGCTGACACTTGCGGTACAATCTGCCACGCAGCCGACAAACTTCTCTCAGCTGGAGCCACCAGAGTTTATGCGATTTTGACTCATGGAATCTTTTCTGGCCCAGCCATTACTCGCATGAACAGTGCAGGCTTTGAAGCAGTCGTAGTCACCAATACCGTACCTCAGGAGGATAAGATGAAGCACTGCTCCAAAATACAGGTGATCGACATCTCCATGATTCTTGCAGAAGCCATCAGAAGAACTCACAGTGGGAAATCTGTCTCCTACCTGTTCAGCCATGTCCCATCATAA